The Tissierellales bacterium genome contains the following window.
GGAAAAATTATTGGTAGAGGAACACAGGGATATTCATCGCTGCAAGCATGTAAAACAGGAATTGAATCAGTAAAAAATAATTCATCAGCTAGTGTTATTGACACTACAATAGGTGAAAGTTCGACAGGCTCTAGATTTGAAATCTATGAAAGTGTAAGTGAATATAGATTTAGACTTCTAGCTAAAAATGGTGAAAATATATTAGCATCAGAAGGTTATGTTAATAAATCGGGTTGCAAAAATGGTATAGAATCAGTGCAAAAGAATGCACCGAATGCTAAAATCGTAGAGTAGTATGAAGTTTTATAACTCATCTAACTATAGATATGGAAGTTAGGTGAGTTATTTTTAGTAATTTTATATTAGAAAAGTGGAGGAATGTCAATGAGCAAGAAAAGAGAACAAATATACTCAGAATATAGGAATAAATGTAGAGTTCAAAATATAGCAGGAAGACTTCAAGCATTTGCGTATGATTCAAAAACACTCATAATTGC
Protein-coding sequences here:
- a CDS encoding YegP family protein yields the protein MSKFEISGSGTNYRFNLYAPNGKIIGRGTQGYSSLQACKTGIESVKNNSSASVIDTTIGESSTGSRFEIYESVSEYRFRLLAKNGENILASEGYVNKSGCKNGIESVQKNAPNAKIVE